The region GGCTCTCTGCCCAGCGGCGACAAGGGGAGGCGGAAAAGCCGCTTCGCTCTGTGCCGCCGGAACAAAGCCAACGGCGTGAAACCCAGCACTGTCCACACATCCTGCACTCCTCAGGCTGCCAAGGTGAGAGCTCAACACACaggctgtgtctgtgcagtgctCTGCAGTCCAGCTTTGGGATTATTACAGTTCTCCATCCATCCGTCaggcagaaataaaacaaacaccttTCATGATTTGTACCTGCTTCATTTATTCAGATCTGTAAAATGTCGGAACGCAGTGACTTCAGACGTGTTTTTACACGCTCGCTGTTTCCTTTACCAACATGATCATGTCTCCCGTGCTTCTACAGGCTGTCAGCAACAAGGAGCAGCACAGTATATCCTACACTCTGTCCCGGGCACAGACGGTGGTGGTGGAGTACACCCACGACCTCAGCACAGACATGTTCCAGGTCTGTATCATCCAGAAGACTCCACCTGAAACACAGACTGGCTGACGTTTAACGTTTGGTGGTTGGTTTTATATTCATGGGTTTGGACCTGAACGTGCAGCGTTTCAGATTCTGGGCTTCATTCTCCAGCCTCACTGGGAAAACCAGCACTTtatggaaatgaaaagaattaTGACCAAGAAGAAGGTCGAGCCAGTGATTCATCACATTTCAAGTTCTCACGTTTTCTCATGTTTCCAAAATAATAACTTCTTATCTGCgaagtttgcttgtttttgacCACCatacactttgtttttatttacacagtaaGGTTCAGCACCTGATAAACAGTGACTGCCTCAATTACAACTGTAAGAGTGAacaaatgagtgaatgaatgaatgaataaataaactgtaaataagGAAACAAACTGGTTCCTGCTCTCAGAGCTCACTTTGACTCTGCTTCTTATTTTGATGAGTTTTTGTACAGACTCTGGGATCTGTCCTCAGTCAGCTgactgccactgtgtgtgtgtgtgtgtgtgtgtgtgtgtgtgtaattacagATTGGGCGTTCTacggagaatcccattgacttTGTGGTGACAGACACGGTGCCTGGCGGTCAGGGCCCTGCAGACAGTCAGACGGTTCAGAGCACAATTTCGCGCTTCGCCTGCCGCATCATCTGCCAGAGGAACCCGCCGTACTCTGCTCGGATCTACGCCGCGGGCTTCGACTCGTCCAAGAACATCTTCCTCGGGGTAGGCCGACGGAACCGGTGCTGCCGTTTGTTACTGGTGTTCTGTGTAGTTACAcagatgttgttgttatttttggagGAATGTGAATTCTTTGCGTCTTCTCAGGAGAAGGCAGCGAAGTGGAGGATGCAGGACGGGCAGATGGACGGACTCACCACCAACGGCGTTCTTGTGATGCACCCGCGCCACGGCTTCAACCAGGACTCCAAACCCGGCCTGTGGAGGGAAATCTCAGTGTGCGGCAACGTCTTCACGCTGCGGGAGACCAGATCAGCTCAGCAGAGGGGCAAGATGGTGGGTCCCAAACACCGAGCGTGCGCATACACGAGCAGGTGTCAGATATGACTGGTCCACAGTAAATACAGTTCTCCAGTGGAACAGCTGctagacaggaagtgacatcagcaCTGTGTTCTAGATGTTCTCATAATAAAATGAACTTAACGAATGTGGTGGAACATTGTCACCGACCTGTATTCTTCCTCAGGTGGCCTCTGAGTCCAACGAGCTGGTGGACGGCTCGCTCATCGACCTGTGCGGCGCCACCCTGCTGTGGCGGACAGCCGAGGGCCTGGCTCACACTCCCACCGTCAAACACCTGGAGGCGCTGCGGCAGGAGCTGAACGCCGGGCGGCCGCAGTGTCCCGTGGGCTTCAACACGCTCGCCTTCCCCAGCCTGCGCCGCAAAGACGTCCTGGACGAGAAGCAGCCCTGGGCTTACCTGCGCTGCGGCCACGTGCACGGCTACCACGGCTGGGGCGGACGCCGCGACCCTGAGGTGGAGGCGGAGTGTCAGCAGAGAGAGTGCCCCATGTGCCGGGCGCAGGGCCCCTACGTGCCGCTGTGGCTGGGCTGCGAGGCGGGCTTCTACGTAGACGCGGAGCCCCCCACACACGCCTTCGTCCCCTGCGGTCACGTCTGCTCGGAGAAGACGACGGCGTACTGGAGTCAGATCCTGCTGCCATACGGCACACACACCTTCCACGCCGCCTGCCCGTTCTGCATCCAGCCGCTGAACGGAGAGACCACCTGCGTCAGACTCATCTTCCAAAGCCCGCTGGACTAGAAACCACTCAGACTTCTCATGTCAAGCTTTAACCCTCAGATGTGTTTGGAGTTTTGGAATTTTCATAACTTAATTTTGATAGTAAAACTAATTTAACTTAATTTGGACAAATGTAAGTTCATTGGTTGGGTtgatttctgctcttttttgAACACCATGTATGATTCAGGCGGTGCTGCCATCCTGAGCACgcagctgcagagaaactgggatcactgtgacactgtttgATTTGCCTTACACtttcttatttattcttttacCTCTAACGTGTCCTTTTCTGTAAGCAGGTGCAGAATTTAACAGCAGCCACGTTTTCCTACAGCGGATGACTGTCTCACTCTGCCGGAAAGAGCCGCTGAGTCAGCGGCGCTGACACTAAGACGTGATCGTTAGTTCGCTTTCAGTCGAATGCTTGTGTCTGATTTTGGACCAGATGTTGATTTGGAAGCTtttctgtgggaaacactggaTGATTTTTTAAAGCAGTAAAGTAAAAGCGGCAAAAGTCACTTTTGCTGGTCCAGAACATTCCTGTattccatctttttctctgaaatcaAGTGACCTTCCTCAGTAATGTTGATGCCTCTTTGAAGACAGAATAATTGTATTTTATAGTGACTTTTATATAAGTTTTATATCATAAATATGCCTAGGAAACTTTTGAAGCTGCAGTCTtgtgaaacaaaaatatttgtatattgaatattttttttccaccaaaataaaagtataCGAGACATGAATGACTATAAAGCAGCATTACTTGGTAGTTACGGGAGGAATAAATGCTtcttaaaaactgttttattagaacttgcacattcacacaaagGGCTCTTACAGGAATAATGTAATATTCACCCCAACGTgaaaattcacacaaacacatgaaaatattcttgtgcacaaaacataaaaaaggcGACGATTTAATAATCAAAATATATGCTAACACTAAAATGAGAAGGATGTACGTGAAACCCAAAAGATTTCTGATAGTGTCTGTCACTTTCTGAtctttcctctagcgccaccatgaggaaaaaagaaattcatcTGGCAGTTTCCCTCAAATGTCTCTGATCACATTCCTGCTGCCAAGAGGACGAATGCTTTTGACTTTAATGACCTTGTGTACCATCATTAAAACCTCGATGTGTGGCTCTATGTCTAAAAATACTAAAACCAGTAAGTTGTCTGTTACTCTTCATGGAGCTGTGAACAGAGTAAGATCTGAGCGCTGCAAACCTGAGTGAACGCGTGAATTTTGTGGGGGTGAGCTATGTTTCAGTCAAACCAGTCCAACCTCAGCTGCTCAGTGTGACTCTGGATACATCAGAGTGAGCAGTTCACTgattcatttcacatttcatatgcaaagtgtcagtgtttttcactaTTGTATCGTCTGTAGTTTGTTactgatgtttctgttgctcTCAGAGCTGCGCAGTGTCACGCTGCTGCAAACTGACCGATTTTGTACCAACTGCAAATAATAAAAGCACACTGCTGGTATGTGGGTGTCTgtccccttttttaaaaattgatttgGAGCTGTAAACCAGGCTCCTGCATTGTTTCACTTATTCTTTAACTGCAATGTCGGACACATCATCATTACCTCAGTGTTAGGAGCTGCTGTAACAAAGGCGTCAGTAAACAGTTGTCTAATGTATTGTATGCAGCAGCGTTGAGATTCGCAGAGGAAGCCTTGGCCAGAGTGCAGGGGACACCTGtggccagcaggtggcagcaccGAGCCTTCCACCGGGAGGAGGCGGCCGCTGCCCTCCGCCCCTGCAGTGCATGATGGTCAGTGTACCGGTGGTGGCTGCTGTCGTTGCTCAGCTCCCGGCTCCTCCAGTGTTTATGTGATGGTGAAGAGGCGAAACGCCGGCTGCTGTGCTTCACACGACAGGTACGGAGGGCGACCGAAGCCCCGCGgggtttatttctgttttacgCCGCCTGTCGGCTAGCAGTACGGCTAACCTGCTAGCATTAGCCAGCCTACGTGTAACCCCGCTGGACTCCCTGACAACAGTTAGCGTTAGCATTAGCTTTTGGCACAGGCCGCGGTTATTCGCTACCCTAACAGCCCTGTCATCGatattaaaatatgttttggagTGTCTTGTGTTACCGTTTAGTGTTGACCCGATTGTCAGTTCAGTGGATTTAATGCTATACAACTACGGGCGATGAATGCTCCGTGGCTAAGCTAAAGCTAGCTTGCTAGCTTGCTAGCTTCTGCTACCACTGGCCGTCCGGGCAGGAGCCACAGCAGAAATGTTTGAAGTTAACTATAACGAGACAAGTCCGACCGACGACATTTAGACTTTAATACTGtaaatttttaaactgtattgtactaaacagTGGTGACAGCTGCACTGTTTAAGTAACGTTAAGATTTTTCGAGTATAACAACTTAGTAGACACTCCCGAAGTTTGCTTATGTAGCTCTGCTCttactgaaatgattaaaaacttCATTTCATGAGTGAGTTTGTGTTGACAGTAAAGGCAGATCTGTTAGGTTGAGTCAGCTTACGTGTTGTGGGGAATGCTAACATCGTTTAGTCTGTTCAAACAGTTTTCTAGTGCCCGTCTGGGACCAGGCGTAGACATGAGACAGGTTCTTCAGTTGTACGGGCTCCAGCTGATGTgaatgggagagagagtgaatattAGTTGGTCAGAAGTGTGTTTTGATTGTACCTGTGGGTTTAGAAACTACAGAGAGGTTGCAATAGAAACAGACAATAGCATTATGGGTCATGTAGGATCCAACCTTTTGTAGCTTTTCACGTGCAGGGTGTGAAAAGTTCAGAATATCTCGTCCTGTGCTGCTTCAGATTTGACCATCTTTCCTTCTCTGATGTCTCTCTGAGTCCCCCAAACTAATAGGCGATTAAGACCCTTTCATACAATAGTTTTGTGGCCTTAATTAGTGTTGGTTATTGCTAAACGTAAACGGTAACACTGAAAGATTTCACTCTTAATTagtgtttctgttgtcatttCCTTTTCTGCAGGAGCATAAACTGGATAAATTGTAAACACGTTTCCACATTATAAAATTTTGGACCAGAGAAAATAGTACTGTAGTTTTTAAGAGAACAACTGATCAGAGCCTACACTTTACACGTAGTGCAAGATgttttcttcaggtcaaacaaaATGAAGCAGAGCAGAACATGTTTTGTCTCAAAGTGTTTGAGTGCTTTCTAATTTCTGGATGTTCTCAGCAGCATCTTATTCCACATCAGTGTACATAGAAATGTTTGGTGAAATGTGATGGAAACACTGTTTGGTAGAGCACAGATCCAAATTACAGCCTGTCGTCATAAAGTGAAGCAGATGATGATGACTTTAATCTGTGGTGGTCCACGTCTTGTGTCCATGTTCAGCACCCAATCCTCCAAAGCAGCagccccccccaaaaaaaataaatcagccaGTTATTTCTATTCTTACCTCACACAGGACTCAGTAGGTGGTAGAAACAAGCAGCCAGGCCGGACGTGAGAGCTGGACTCAAACAAGCCTGATGTTTTTACACCTTCAGATGTTTGAGGACacgtgtttgtctgtgtgaaagGAAGCGTCCTCAGAACAGTGGTGGTGGTATCAGTGAGGCTGCAGACGTTTCCTCTAATCCTCTCATCACTGTGATGGGATTAACAGCTGAGGGTCTCACACCTCCACAGGCTGAGCAGTCAGATTAGAGTTGACTGTCAGCACAACACATCTCTGTTTAACACTGTGCTGCTCGGTCGGGTTGTTCGACGCTCAGTGAACGAGTCCTCTGCTGTTAATTCATGATTTAGACCAGTTTTTGAAGGTGTAGTTGAGATGAACGTAGCGCTGCACAGTGCTTCACTGCAActaacaaatatttttattagcaattttctgtcagttgatcAGTGGATTCACTGAATGATTGTTGCAGATCTCGACTGAGGACGGTTGCAGCCGGCGCCAGGTGTTTAAGGACTGCAGCTAACCATCAGTAGTTTTCCTCACTGGTTAATTTTACCTTTATCTTCCTTTAGCATTCATCATCTGTAAGATCTCAGAaaatactaaagaaaaaaatcagtttccCTCAGTTACAGTTTTGTAAAGCTGAATGTGAAATCGTCATGTGTGTATACCAACGGCATAAAACCCAAAGAAATTCAGTTTGCTCTCATACAAGTTAGAGATCAGTTCAGCAGTTCATCAGAACTGGACGAGCGGGAATCATCAGTTCATCAAACAAGCTCTGACACGTCCACTCAAACACTccagatgaataaatgaatattcTTCTGTGTTTGGGCAGCAAACAATGATTTCTTTCATTCTCAATCAACCTGCTGTTTATTATGGAATTTGCGATTGTTTGCGGTTGattgaaaaatgaaacagttATTAGACCATCACATTATTTTTCTATCAGCTGATTGATTAGCCTAAATACTGACTGGTTGTAGCTGTAGTTCAATATGATCTCACCGTCACAAACTGCTGAGAGAGAAACTTTCGGTTCTGGTTTGACCTGCAGCAGCAGGCGTGACGATAAGCTCGCTCTGAGCCCGTGTCACTTCCTGCTGCACCTCGAAAAACTAAATCAGACTCGAGCTTGCACACAAAGTGAAACTGTCGGTGTTAGAGCAGGAACTTTTTCTAAAAGTCAGgttcaaacatttaaacaaactgcTCTCAGACGTGTACTGAGCAGGCAAAtaggggactattttcagcggtgGATGAATCTGCCTTTGGTGATGAGTGTTTtgatgatgagtgtgtgtgtgtgtgtgactgagtcaGAAAGTACAGTGCGTGTGTGGGGGGTTAATTTTAGGGCTTAGTTCTTCAATGTAGAATGAATCACAGTACAACCATTCTGAACTGTACTGACATCGTTATTTTTCTTACCTGGATCTgatatcagctgtgtgtgtgtgtgtgtgtgtgtgtgtgtgtgtgtgtgtgtgtgtgtgtgtgtgtgtgtatatctctCTCCAGCTAGCCTCCTAGGAGGCAAGTCCCAATGCCATGGCCTCCAGCCACAGTTCCTCCCCAGTGCCTCATCCTGGTGGTGGAGGCCGAGATGGGATCTATCACAAGCAGCGGGATCCCTCCCCCCCTCGCTGCCGGCCCGTCCGCTCCCTGCCCGACGTCTGCCCCAAGGAGCCCACCGGTGGGAACCAACCTCAGTCCTCAGTACACCAGCACGTACAGCTGCCGCTTTAGGGCTGAACCATTAGTCCTTAGATTAGTTTTCTCTGTTAATCATTTTTCAGTTGCCGTCACATGGTCTCAGAGTCTTaagttgtcttgttttgttcagtcAACTGTCCAAACCCCAAAGATACTCAGTttgcagtgatataaaacatcatttgagaagctggaatcggaggatgtttgatattttttcGTTAAATGACTCATTTTCTGTGATATTGTGAAAAGGTCATGGAATCCCTGACCTAGTTTTCCGTGCGGTCCTGCAGGTGAGGGGCGGGGCCTGTGCGATGGCCCGTCCGTGGTGGCGGAGCACGATAGGTGGACGGTGTACAGCTCGAAGGTCAACCTCCCCGCGGCGCTGAACGACCCGCGGCTCGCCAAACGGGAGTCTGACTTCTTCACCAAAACATGGGGCCTGGACTTCGCAGAGACAGAGGTGATGCCCTCCTTCTACCTCCCCAACATCACCAGGGAACACTTCGGGCCCTACCTGCAGGAGACGGCTCAGGTAACACCCATGCTGAATAATTCAGAGCTCCTCTGATAGGTGGAGGACGGATTCACTCAGCAGAGCAGACGTCTGAGGCGATGATGCTGATGAaaagtgtgtgttggtgaaagAGGGTGTGGCTTCAGAGGCAGCGCTCGTGTGACCTCTGTCGTGTTTGCGTTCAGCTTCACCTGACGCTGGCTTGTTTTGGGCGTGTCAGGAATCCTGCTGAAGCAGTTTCAGCTCCTACAGTTTTTTTATTGACTGCTCTCTGCTGATCTCTGTCACAGCTGTGTTCTTTTCCTCCTTGTGCCACTcgactttttatttttataaataaactttattctGTCAGACTGCAGTGCTGCGCCACAGATGAATACATTTACGGGAAACGTGTTAGTTGCGTGTTCACGGGAAAACATAAAGGAGGAACCACGAACACTGAGGCTGTTTCACTACATGATAAAAATCTTTGTCAGACTATGGAATGAGAGGAGCCTCCGTTTTGTGCCAAATCTGAATGAAGTGCGtgaaacatttgttttggtGGTTGTGAAACTTCCCCAGTTCCCATGTGTTGATGTTCTCAGATGACGTAATGATATAAAAACCCTCAGATACACTGAGTGAGGTTTGGTTTCCAGGCTGTGACACTGTCGCCCTGAACAGCTTCTTTCTGTTCCTGTAATCAGGTTCAAGTTTTGAGAAAAGTCTCTCACATGATTATTTCCTCCCTCAGGTTTCAAAACTATGTCTCAcggacaataaaacaataagcaGGACAGAGGGACAGTAATCAGACATTCCTCTGAAGCTTCCTTATTCCTGCTTTCTGCCggtttattgttttcatttgactGAGAAGATTTTTTGACCCCTTATGTTTCTGTCGCCCTCGGGTTAAACATTTTCTGTGCCACCTGATGTTCAGCATCACAGAAAGGTGATTTGTTCTGTGTAATCACCACGGCAGCCTCGTtaggctgctgctgtgctcacGGTGCTTTGATTCTCATCAAACGTCCTAAatcctttttgtctttttttcgtgATTTCGTCATTTTTAGAGGGAAAAAATCCACGAACGCTGCAAGACGATCTGTCCCAACAAAGACGACGTGGACGCCGTCTCAAGTATCACCACCAACCACGGTATGAATTAttaacctgctgctgctgcagggctcTCCCTGCCTGCATCCGCTTTAGGCCACAAAATAATCAGTGAAAACGCACATCGCCGTCAGAGCGAAGCATAGAAACAGGAGACAGAGTTGATATTTGAACATGAGCAGACCAGACTCTCAGCTCGTAGCTGATTAAATCCAATACAGACTGATTTAGAAGCAGCTTTAACAGAGCGAAGTAGCTTAAATATCTtgtatctctctttttttaagctgttttcatattttctttctttttaaatgaaatttttatattttagtttttgtctgtcttatcTAAAGCTGGCTGTAGCATCAGTTTTGAGAACTGCCAttcaaataaactttattgtTCATATTATTGGAGCATTTTTGTTGCTATAACAAACGTGATAATCAGCTGAGTAAACGAGCTTTAAAAAACGAGTGTCAGctataaaatatacattttttccacagaactgaaaaaaaatccagtcagTTTTTATTAATGTTGTAATCAGAATGCAAAATGAGCTGAGTCATGAAATCTGACTGATCCAGagcttttcttgttttccagACAAATCCAGAGCGGAGCTGGAACAAGTCCCAAAGGTAACGGATCTGCTCCACTGTGCTCTGGTTCTGTTGGGTCAGTGTGAAGGAGCTGTAGAAGCTGAAGctcctggtttgtttgtttatatgtgaATAACAGTGTGTCCGTTTTCAGCTCAACTGAAATCCTGTAAAGTCACATACAGAAGCCAAAAATAGAATAAGTATGAAATGTCtgagtttctgttttcacttgtgAATTAGAGTTTGGGGGATTTAAGTTCCTTGTCAAAAACTTGCatcctgttttttatttgtttatgttgaaACTTAATATCTGCTGATTTATTGTCACTGGattttttaaactctcaaatATCAATATTGGTGACAGTCTCAAAAATCCAGTCTGGGTCAGGCCTGAGTGGGGTCAGGCCGAGGGCAGCGCCCGGACAGATAACGGTGTACACATGCCAGCGTTTTAGGAAAGGCCGAAAATGCAGGTTTTTTTCTGGATGTTTCTCACGGcgccctctgtctgtgttttgatgtgtcagATCTTCATGAAGCCTGATTTCGCTCTGGAGGACCCAGCCACCTTCAACGCCGTCCTCCCCTGGTCACACTTCAACAGCGCCGGagggaagagcagcagagacgtGGCCTCCTCcaagctgctgcaggagaaggTGAATTCACACACTCAGCCCACACATCACAGGCTGTCAGTGGGGAGACTGACCCCTGACCCCGGGTCTCTCAGTGCTCTGGTCCTCCTGCAGACGTCTCTGATTGGTTGCATCGCAGTCTCCCAGAGCTTCTGTAGCATCGTGGACGTCGCTCCGTCGCTGTACATTTTAAAGATGGCTGTCAAACCTTTATTGTAATGACGGTCAGTGAGTCAGTCTTCCATTAGGTTACAGGAAGGTCCGGAGGAAGAAGGAAGTAGAATCAGTGCTGTAAAAGTTAATCTCTCCAACACAGACTGATAAACAATGATCCAAGTTTAAAACATGTTTGGTTGGTCTCTTCTAAAACAGGTGGAAtacacagcatgtgtgtgcagggagCGTTGTTTTTCTCATGTGATGATGTTAATCGTTCTGTGTTGTTCTTCGCTCCAGCTGAGTCACTACCTGGACGTGGTGGAGGTGAGCATCGCCCGGCAGATCTCCCTGCGCTCTGAGGCCTTTTTTCACGCCATGTCCTCGCAGCATGAGCTGCAGGACCAGCTGCAGAGGACGCAGCAGGCCGTCGCTGTCCTGCGGGGTCGGACCGCTGCCATGGATCGCGTCATGTGCCAGGGGCCTCTGCGGGCCCTCCGCACCGCTCTGACACGCAACAACTGCGTGAAGCTGCACAACAAGCTGAAACTGATGGCGGCTGTGCATCAGACGCAGCCCACCGTGCAGCTGTTGCTCTCCACCTCCGAGTTCGTTGGAGCGCTGGAGCTCATCGCCACCACCAAGGaggtgctgcagcaggagctgcagggaATTCACAGCTTCAGGTGAGGGCACAggtgtctgcaggtgtgttcAATTTTCACCTCACTTCATTAACACGTATGTACACTGTGTGGATGTTTGACAGCTTCAGATTAAAGGCAGAGGGGAGACAGAGTCTTTGTCCCCTCAGTGGGACCTCGTGGACTTTGGATGTAATCACACAGCCTCTAAGATTCACCGTGGGTTTTAACCTGAACAAACCTTTAGCACCTGattcctccagaaagtggaGTCACCACAAAACAGCGAGTGAATGTGGAGGATAATAAGAGAAGACAGCCtgagctgtctctgtctctgtccttcccTCTGTTCTTGGTCCATTTGTTGTTTATAAAAGTcctgttttttgtctcttcagaaCACTGAGATTTTAGTCTATTTTTAGTCCCTGAACACTGAGACGAGAGACGAGACGTCAGCG is a window of Toxotes jaculatrix isolate fToxJac2 chromosome 4, fToxJac2.pri, whole genome shotgun sequence DNA encoding:
- the LOC121181169 gene encoding E3 ubiquitin-protein ligase pellino homolog 1-like, coding for MFSLGQENISTSPASTKGPVKYGELIVLGCNGSLPSGDKGRRKSRFALCRRNKANGVKPSTVHTSCTPQAAKAVSNKEQHSISYTLSRAQTVVVEYTHDLSTDMFQIGRSTENPIDFVVTDTVPGGQGPADSQTVQSTISRFACRIICQRNPPYSARIYAAGFDSSKNIFLGEKAAKWRMQDGQMDGLTTNGVLVMHPRHGFNQDSKPGLWREISVCGNVFTLRETRSAQQRGKMVASESNELVDGSLIDLCGATLLWRTAEGLAHTPTVKHLEALRQELNAGRPQCPVGFNTLAFPSLRRKDVLDEKQPWAYLRCGHVHGYHGWGGRRDPEVEAECQQRECPMCRAQGPYVPLWLGCEAGFYVDAEPPTHAFVPCGHVCSEKTTAYWSQILLPYGTHTFHAACPFCIQPLNGETTCVRLIFQSPLD